The Mytilus trossulus isolate FHL-02 chromosome 3, PNRI_Mtr1.1.1.hap1, whole genome shotgun sequence genome contains a region encoding:
- the LOC134712684 gene encoding RNA binding motif protein, X-linked-like-1 isoform X5, producing MIPQKRQVYAALPKLQRQKETLMPIDEQEKDRPGKVFVGGLTPEVTEEDLEKKFTAYGRVTEVILIREKDTSQSRGYGFVTFENPLDAEDAVKDLDKKEVNGKVIHVEQAVKPKSERERIRRRSPDTRMRNGDDRRGSSDRRGGGSFRGYSRGGGIGDRRNSFEKRGGFSARRGAGGSSRRGGFGDRRGFSGGISDRRGGGGGGFRGSRGSSRGGGSSIRRDRSPIRRDFDPPPRRSESDRFGGPPRSRDYNQSPPRDYNRGPPVDSRMPPSRSASTRDYPSRDYPPQSRAYTPPPPSRDYGSRDYDRGPPSRDRGPPSSRDYGPPSREFNGAPSRSSFGSRDPISSMSRDDFPSSRDTYSRDPPARDYPVSRDFGSSRGPPARTYDDRGAPSRDRGPPPRDYDSYRDSGRSSGPPPSRFNGPGSSRETSNISRPSRGPPRGPPSPRGPPPREDRSRDRESFSAGSRRPAPSDSRGPPVKRARPGGPPRGGGPPFRR from the exons ATGATACCACAGAAAAGACAAGTATATGCAGCTTTACCGAAATTACAAAGACAGAAGGAA ACCCTGATGCCAATAGATGAACAAGAGAAGGACAGACCTGGTAAAGTCTTTGTAGGAGGTCTGACACCTGAAGTTACTGAAGAAGATCTAGAAAAAAAGTTCACTGCTTATGGCCGTGTAACAGAAG TCATACTAATCAGAGAAAAAGATACCAGTCAGTCCAGAGGCTACGGATTTGTAACTTTTGAAAACCCACTTGATGCTGAAGATGCAGTGAAAGATTTAGataaaaag GAAGTAAACGGGAAAGTGATTCACGTGGAGCAAGCAGTAAAACCAAAAAGTGAGAGAGAAAGAATTAGACGAAGAAGTCCAGACACAAGAATGAGAAACGGAGATGACAGAAGAGGTAGTTCAGACAGGAGAGGTGGTGGAAGTTTCCGAGGCTACAGCAGAGGTGGTGGAATAGGAGATAGACGAAACAGCTTTGAAAAAAGAGGTGGATTTTCAGCCAGACGTGGAGCTGGTGGAAGTAGCCGTCGTGGTGGATTTGGTGATCGGAGAGGATTCTCGGGAGGAATAAGTGATAGACGAGGTGGTGGCGGTGGAGGTTTCAGAGGAAGTAGAGGCAGCAGCAGAGGCGGTGGTAGTTCCATAAG AAGAGATAGATCACCAATCAGAAGAGACTTTGATCCACCACCAAGAAGAA GTGAAAGTGACAGATTTGGTGGACCACCACGTTCTAGAGACTATAACCAATCCCCTCCAAGGGACTACAACAGAGGTCCACCAGTAGACAG TCGCATGCCCCCTAGTAGAAGTGCTTCAACGAGAGATTACCCCAGTCGTGATTATCCCCCACAGTCTAGAGCCTATACTCCTCCACCTCCTTCTAGGGACTATGGGTCAAGAGACTATGATCGTGGTCCTCCTTCCAGGGACAGAGGCCCACCATCCAG CAGGGACTATGGACCACCAAGCAGAGAATTCAATGGTGCTCCAAGCAGAAGCAGCTTTGGATCAAGGGACCCTATAAGTTCAATGTCTAGAGATGACTTTCCCAGCAGCCGGGACACATACAGTAGGGATCCTCCAGCGCGAGACTACCCAGTGTCCAG AGACTTTGGTAGCAGTAGAGGCCCACCAGCTAGAACCTATGATGATAGAGGTGCACCCTCAAGAGATAGAGGACCTCCACCAAGGGATTATGACTCCTACAGAG ATAGTGGAAGATCAAGTGGTCCACCTCCAAGCAGATTTAATGGACCAG GTTCTTCAAGAGAgacttcaaatatttcaagACCATCAAGAGGTCCTCCTAGGGGACCTCCAAGTCCAAGGGGACCACCACCTAGGGAAGATAGAAGTAGAGACAGAGAAAGCTTTAGTGCTGGAAGTCGAAGACCTGCTCCGTCTGATAGCAGAGGACCGCCTGTTAAAAGAGCTAGGCCTGGAGGCCCACCAAGAGGAGGTGGACCTCCTTTTAGACGATAA
- the LOC134712684 gene encoding RNA binding motif protein, X-linked-like-1 isoform X4, whose protein sequence is MIPQKRQVYAALPKLQRQKETLMPIDEQEKDRPGKVFVGGLTPEVTEEDLEKKFTAYGRVTEVILIREKDTSQSRGYGFVTFENPLDAEDAVKDLDKKEVNGKVIHVEQAVKPKSERERIRRRSPDTRMRNGDDRRGSSDRRGGGSFRGYSRGGGIGDRRNSFEKRGGFSARRGAGGSSRRGGFGDRRGFSGGISDRRGGGGGGFRGSRGSSRGGGSSIRRDRSPIRRDFDPPPRRSESDRFGGPPRSRDYNQSPPRDYNRGPPVDSRMPPSRSASTRDYPSRDYPPQSRAYTPPPPSRDYGSRDYDRGPPSRDRGPPSSRDYGPPSREFNGAPSRSSFGSRDPISSMSRDDFPSSRDTYSRDPPARDYPVSRYVPGSSRDSSGLRDSYGGSAMVRDLSPARDFGSSRGPPARTYDDRGAPSRDRGPPPRDYDSYRDSGRSSGPPPSRFNGPGSSRETSNISRPSRGPPRGPPSPRGPPPREDRSRDRESFSAGSRRPAPSDSRGPPVKRARPGGPPRGGGPPFRR, encoded by the exons ATGATACCACAGAAAAGACAAGTATATGCAGCTTTACCGAAATTACAAAGACAGAAGGAA ACCCTGATGCCAATAGATGAACAAGAGAAGGACAGACCTGGTAAAGTCTTTGTAGGAGGTCTGACACCTGAAGTTACTGAAGAAGATCTAGAAAAAAAGTTCACTGCTTATGGCCGTGTAACAGAAG TCATACTAATCAGAGAAAAAGATACCAGTCAGTCCAGAGGCTACGGATTTGTAACTTTTGAAAACCCACTTGATGCTGAAGATGCAGTGAAAGATTTAGataaaaag GAAGTAAACGGGAAAGTGATTCACGTGGAGCAAGCAGTAAAACCAAAAAGTGAGAGAGAAAGAATTAGACGAAGAAGTCCAGACACAAGAATGAGAAACGGAGATGACAGAAGAGGTAGTTCAGACAGGAGAGGTGGTGGAAGTTTCCGAGGCTACAGCAGAGGTGGTGGAATAGGAGATAGACGAAACAGCTTTGAAAAAAGAGGTGGATTTTCAGCCAGACGTGGAGCTGGTGGAAGTAGCCGTCGTGGTGGATTTGGTGATCGGAGAGGATTCTCGGGAGGAATAAGTGATAGACGAGGTGGTGGCGGTGGAGGTTTCAGAGGAAGTAGAGGCAGCAGCAGAGGCGGTGGTAGTTCCATAAG AAGAGATAGATCACCAATCAGAAGAGACTTTGATCCACCACCAAGAAGAA GTGAAAGTGACAGATTTGGTGGACCACCACGTTCTAGAGACTATAACCAATCCCCTCCAAGGGACTACAACAGAGGTCCACCAGTAGACAG TCGCATGCCCCCTAGTAGAAGTGCTTCAACGAGAGATTACCCCAGTCGTGATTATCCCCCACAGTCTAGAGCCTATACTCCTCCACCTCCTTCTAGGGACTATGGGTCAAGAGACTATGATCGTGGTCCTCCTTCCAGGGACAGAGGCCCACCATCCAG CAGGGACTATGGACCACCAAGCAGAGAATTCAATGGTGCTCCAAGCAGAAGCAGCTTTGGATCAAGGGACCCTATAAGTTCAATGTCTAGAGATGACTTTCCCAGCAGCCGGGACACATACAGTAGGGATCCTCCAGCGCGAGACTACCCAGTGTCCAGGTATGTACCTGGTTCTTCTAGGGACTCCTCGGGACTTCGTGACAGTTATGGAGGCAGCGCTATGGTCCGTGATTTATCACCAGCTAG AGACTTTGGTAGCAGTAGAGGCCCACCAGCTAGAACCTATGATGATAGAGGTGCACCCTCAAGAGATAGAGGACCTCCACCAAGGGATTATGACTCCTACAGAG ATAGTGGAAGATCAAGTGGTCCACCTCCAAGCAGATTTAATGGACCAG GTTCTTCAAGAGAgacttcaaatatttcaagACCATCAAGAGGTCCTCCTAGGGGACCTCCAAGTCCAAGGGGACCACCACCTAGGGAAGATAGAAGTAGAGACAGAGAAAGCTTTAGTGCTGGAAGTCGAAGACCTGCTCCGTCTGATAGCAGAGGACCGCCTGTTAAAAGAGCTAGGCCTGGAGGCCCACCAAGAGGAGGTGGACCTCCTTTTAGACGATAA
- the LOC134712684 gene encoding RNA-binding motif protein, X chromosome-like isoform X6 has protein sequence MRNGDDRRGSSDRRGGGSFRGYSRGGGIGDRRNSFEKRGGFSARRGAGGSSRRGGFGDRRGFSGGISDRRGGGGGGFRGSRGSSRGGGSSIRRDRSPIRRDFDPPPRRSESDRFGGPPRSRDYNQSPPRDYNRGPPVDSRMPPSRSASTRDYPSRDYPPQSRAYTPPPPSRDYGSRDYDRGPPSRDRGPPSSRDYGPPSREFNGAPSRSSFGSRDPISSMSRDDFPSSRDTYSRDPPARDYPVSRYVPGSSRDSSGLRDSYGGSAMVRDLSPARDFGSSRGPPARTYDDRGAPSRDRGPPPRDYDSYRDSGRSSGPPPSRFNGPDSGRSSGPPPSRSGPPPSRNGPPPGRFSSLGSSRETSNISRPSRGPPRGPPSPRGPPPREDRSRDRESFSAGSRRPAPSDSRGPPVKRARPGGPPRGGGPPFRR, from the exons ATGAGAAACGGAGATGACAGAAGAGGTAGTTCAGACAGGAGAGGTGGTGGAAGTTTCCGAGGCTACAGCAGAGGTGGTGGAATAGGAGATAGACGAAACAGCTTTGAAAAAAGAGGTGGATTTTCAGCCAGACGTGGAGCTGGTGGAAGTAGCCGTCGTGGTGGATTTGGTGATCGGAGAGGATTCTCGGGAGGAATAAGTGATAGACGAGGTGGTGGCGGTGGAGGTTTCAGAGGAAGTAGAGGCAGCAGCAGAGGCGGTGGTAGTTCCATAAG AAGAGATAGATCACCAATCAGAAGAGACTTTGATCCACCACCAAGAAGAA GTGAAAGTGACAGATTTGGTGGACCACCACGTTCTAGAGACTATAACCAATCCCCTCCAAGGGACTACAACAGAGGTCCACCAGTAGACAG TCGCATGCCCCCTAGTAGAAGTGCTTCAACGAGAGATTACCCCAGTCGTGATTATCCCCCACAGTCTAGAGCCTATACTCCTCCACCTCCTTCTAGGGACTATGGGTCAAGAGACTATGATCGTGGTCCTCCTTCCAGGGACAGAGGCCCACCATCCAG CAGGGACTATGGACCACCAAGCAGAGAATTCAATGGTGCTCCAAGCAGAAGCAGCTTTGGATCAAGGGACCCTATAAGTTCAATGTCTAGAGATGACTTTCCCAGCAGCCGGGACACATACAGTAGGGATCCTCCAGCGCGAGACTACCCAGTGTCCAGGTATGTACCTGGTTCTTCTAGGGACTCCTCGGGACTTCGTGACAGTTATGGAGGCAGCGCTATGGTCCGTGATTTATCACCAGCTAG AGACTTTGGTAGCAGTAGAGGCCCACCAGCTAGAACCTATGATGATAGAGGTGCACCCTCAAGAGATAGAGGACCTCCACCAAGGGATTATGACTCCTACAGAG ATAGTGGAAGATCAAGTGGTCCACCTCCAAGCAGATTTAATGGACCAG ATAGTGGACGATCAAGTGGTCCTCCCCCTAGTAGAAGTGGCCCACCACCAAGTAGAAATGGACCTCCCCCAGGAAGGTTTAGCAGCCTTG GTTCTTCAAGAGAgacttcaaatatttcaagACCATCAAGAGGTCCTCCTAGGGGACCTCCAAGTCCAAGGGGACCACCACCTAGGGAAGATAGAAGTAGAGACAGAGAAAGCTTTAGTGCTGGAAGTCGAAGACCTGCTCCGTCTGATAGCAGAGGACCGCCTGTTAAAAGAGCTAGGCCTGGAGGCCCACCAAGAGGAGGTGGACCTCCTTTTAGACGATAA
- the LOC134712684 gene encoding RNA-binding motif protein, X chromosome-like isoform X3, protein MIPQKRQVYAALPKLQRQKETLMPIDEQEKDRPGKVFVGGLTPEVTEEDLEKKFTAYGRVTEVILIREKDTSQSRGYGFVTFENPLDAEDAVKDLDKKEVNGKVIHVEQAVKPKSERERIRRRSPDTRMRNGDDRRGSSDRRGGGSFRGYSRGGGIGDRRNSFEKRGGFSARRGAGGSSRRGGFGDRRGFSGGISDRRGGGGGGFRGSRGSSRGGGSSIRRDRSPIRRDFDPPPRRSESDRFGGPPRSRDYNQSPPRDYNRGPPVDSRMPPSRSASTRDYPSRDYPPQSRAYTPPPPSRDYGSRDYDRGPPSRDRGPPSSRDYGPPSREFNGAPSRSSFGSRDPISSMSRDDFPSSRDTYSRDPPARDYPVSRDFGSSRGPPARTYDDRGAPSRDRGPPPRDYDSYRDSGRSSGPPPSRFNGPDSGRSSGPPPSRSGPPPSRNGPPPGRFSSLGSSRETSNISRPSRGPPRGPPSPRGPPPREDRSRDRESFSAGSRRPAPSDSRGPPVKRARPGGPPRGGGPPFRR, encoded by the exons ATGATACCACAGAAAAGACAAGTATATGCAGCTTTACCGAAATTACAAAGACAGAAGGAA ACCCTGATGCCAATAGATGAACAAGAGAAGGACAGACCTGGTAAAGTCTTTGTAGGAGGTCTGACACCTGAAGTTACTGAAGAAGATCTAGAAAAAAAGTTCACTGCTTATGGCCGTGTAACAGAAG TCATACTAATCAGAGAAAAAGATACCAGTCAGTCCAGAGGCTACGGATTTGTAACTTTTGAAAACCCACTTGATGCTGAAGATGCAGTGAAAGATTTAGataaaaag GAAGTAAACGGGAAAGTGATTCACGTGGAGCAAGCAGTAAAACCAAAAAGTGAGAGAGAAAGAATTAGACGAAGAAGTCCAGACACAAGAATGAGAAACGGAGATGACAGAAGAGGTAGTTCAGACAGGAGAGGTGGTGGAAGTTTCCGAGGCTACAGCAGAGGTGGTGGAATAGGAGATAGACGAAACAGCTTTGAAAAAAGAGGTGGATTTTCAGCCAGACGTGGAGCTGGTGGAAGTAGCCGTCGTGGTGGATTTGGTGATCGGAGAGGATTCTCGGGAGGAATAAGTGATAGACGAGGTGGTGGCGGTGGAGGTTTCAGAGGAAGTAGAGGCAGCAGCAGAGGCGGTGGTAGTTCCATAAG AAGAGATAGATCACCAATCAGAAGAGACTTTGATCCACCACCAAGAAGAA GTGAAAGTGACAGATTTGGTGGACCACCACGTTCTAGAGACTATAACCAATCCCCTCCAAGGGACTACAACAGAGGTCCACCAGTAGACAG TCGCATGCCCCCTAGTAGAAGTGCTTCAACGAGAGATTACCCCAGTCGTGATTATCCCCCACAGTCTAGAGCCTATACTCCTCCACCTCCTTCTAGGGACTATGGGTCAAGAGACTATGATCGTGGTCCTCCTTCCAGGGACAGAGGCCCACCATCCAG CAGGGACTATGGACCACCAAGCAGAGAATTCAATGGTGCTCCAAGCAGAAGCAGCTTTGGATCAAGGGACCCTATAAGTTCAATGTCTAGAGATGACTTTCCCAGCAGCCGGGACACATACAGTAGGGATCCTCCAGCGCGAGACTACCCAGTGTCCAG AGACTTTGGTAGCAGTAGAGGCCCACCAGCTAGAACCTATGATGATAGAGGTGCACCCTCAAGAGATAGAGGACCTCCACCAAGGGATTATGACTCCTACAGAG ATAGTGGAAGATCAAGTGGTCCACCTCCAAGCAGATTTAATGGACCAG ATAGTGGACGATCAAGTGGTCCTCCCCCTAGTAGAAGTGGCCCACCACCAAGTAGAAATGGACCTCCCCCAGGAAGGTTTAGCAGCCTTG GTTCTTCAAGAGAgacttcaaatatttcaagACCATCAAGAGGTCCTCCTAGGGGACCTCCAAGTCCAAGGGGACCACCACCTAGGGAAGATAGAAGTAGAGACAGAGAAAGCTTTAGTGCTGGAAGTCGAAGACCTGCTCCGTCTGATAGCAGAGGACCGCCTGTTAAAAGAGCTAGGCCTGGAGGCCCACCAAGAGGAGGTGGACCTCCTTTTAGACGATAA
- the LOC134712684 gene encoding RNA binding motif protein, X-linked-like-1 isoform X1 has translation MIPQKRQVYAALPKLQRQKETLMPIDEQEKDRPGKVFVGGLTPEVTEEDLEKKFTAYGRVTEVILIREKDTSQSRGYGFVTFENPLDAEDAVKDLDKKEVNGKVIHVEQAVKPKSERERIRRRSPDTRMRNGDDRRGSSDRRGGGSFRGYSRGGGIGDRRNSFEKRGGFSARRGAGGSSRRGGFGDRRGFSGGISDRRGGGGGGFRGSRGSSRGGGSSIRRDRSPIRRDFDPPPRRSESDRFGGPPRSRDYNQSPPRDYNRGPPVDSRMPPSRSASTRDYPSRDYPPQSRAYTPPPPSRDYGSRDYDRGPPSRDRGPPSSRDYGPPSREFNGAPSRSSFGSRDPISSMSRDDFPSSRDTYSRDPPARDYPVSRYVPGSSRDSSGLRDSYGGSAMVRDLSPARDFGSSRGPPARTYDDRGAPSRDRGPPPRDYDSYRDSGRSSGPPPSRFNGPDSGRSSGPPPSRSGPPPSRNGPPPGRFSSLGSSRETSNISRPSRGPPRGPPSPRGPPPREDRSRDRESFSAGSRRPAPSDSRGPPVKRARPGGPPRGGGPPFRR, from the exons ATGATACCACAGAAAAGACAAGTATATGCAGCTTTACCGAAATTACAAAGACAGAAGGAA ACCCTGATGCCAATAGATGAACAAGAGAAGGACAGACCTGGTAAAGTCTTTGTAGGAGGTCTGACACCTGAAGTTACTGAAGAAGATCTAGAAAAAAAGTTCACTGCTTATGGCCGTGTAACAGAAG TCATACTAATCAGAGAAAAAGATACCAGTCAGTCCAGAGGCTACGGATTTGTAACTTTTGAAAACCCACTTGATGCTGAAGATGCAGTGAAAGATTTAGataaaaag GAAGTAAACGGGAAAGTGATTCACGTGGAGCAAGCAGTAAAACCAAAAAGTGAGAGAGAAAGAATTAGACGAAGAAGTCCAGACACAAGAATGAGAAACGGAGATGACAGAAGAGGTAGTTCAGACAGGAGAGGTGGTGGAAGTTTCCGAGGCTACAGCAGAGGTGGTGGAATAGGAGATAGACGAAACAGCTTTGAAAAAAGAGGTGGATTTTCAGCCAGACGTGGAGCTGGTGGAAGTAGCCGTCGTGGTGGATTTGGTGATCGGAGAGGATTCTCGGGAGGAATAAGTGATAGACGAGGTGGTGGCGGTGGAGGTTTCAGAGGAAGTAGAGGCAGCAGCAGAGGCGGTGGTAGTTCCATAAG AAGAGATAGATCACCAATCAGAAGAGACTTTGATCCACCACCAAGAAGAA GTGAAAGTGACAGATTTGGTGGACCACCACGTTCTAGAGACTATAACCAATCCCCTCCAAGGGACTACAACAGAGGTCCACCAGTAGACAG TCGCATGCCCCCTAGTAGAAGTGCTTCAACGAGAGATTACCCCAGTCGTGATTATCCCCCACAGTCTAGAGCCTATACTCCTCCACCTCCTTCTAGGGACTATGGGTCAAGAGACTATGATCGTGGTCCTCCTTCCAGGGACAGAGGCCCACCATCCAG CAGGGACTATGGACCACCAAGCAGAGAATTCAATGGTGCTCCAAGCAGAAGCAGCTTTGGATCAAGGGACCCTATAAGTTCAATGTCTAGAGATGACTTTCCCAGCAGCCGGGACACATACAGTAGGGATCCTCCAGCGCGAGACTACCCAGTGTCCAGGTATGTACCTGGTTCTTCTAGGGACTCCTCGGGACTTCGTGACAGTTATGGAGGCAGCGCTATGGTCCGTGATTTATCACCAGCTAG AGACTTTGGTAGCAGTAGAGGCCCACCAGCTAGAACCTATGATGATAGAGGTGCACCCTCAAGAGATAGAGGACCTCCACCAAGGGATTATGACTCCTACAGAG ATAGTGGAAGATCAAGTGGTCCACCTCCAAGCAGATTTAATGGACCAG ATAGTGGACGATCAAGTGGTCCTCCCCCTAGTAGAAGTGGCCCACCACCAAGTAGAAATGGACCTCCCCCAGGAAGGTTTAGCAGCCTTG GTTCTTCAAGAGAgacttcaaatatttcaagACCATCAAGAGGTCCTCCTAGGGGACCTCCAAGTCCAAGGGGACCACCACCTAGGGAAGATAGAAGTAGAGACAGAGAAAGCTTTAGTGCTGGAAGTCGAAGACCTGCTCCGTCTGATAGCAGAGGACCGCCTGTTAAAAGAGCTAGGCCTGGAGGCCCACCAAGAGGAGGTGGACCTCCTTTTAGACGATAA
- the LOC134712684 gene encoding RNA binding motif protein, X-linked-like-1 isoform X2: MPIDEQEKDRPGKVFVGGLTPEVTEEDLEKKFTAYGRVTEVILIREKDTSQSRGYGFVTFENPLDAEDAVKDLDKKEVNGKVIHVEQAVKPKSERERIRRRSPDTRMRNGDDRRGSSDRRGGGSFRGYSRGGGIGDRRNSFEKRGGFSARRGAGGSSRRGGFGDRRGFSGGISDRRGGGGGGFRGSRGSSRGGGSSIRRDRSPIRRDFDPPPRRSESDRFGGPPRSRDYNQSPPRDYNRGPPVDSRMPPSRSASTRDYPSRDYPPQSRAYTPPPPSRDYGSRDYDRGPPSRDRGPPSSRDYGPPSREFNGAPSRSSFGSRDPISSMSRDDFPSSRDTYSRDPPARDYPVSRYVPGSSRDSSGLRDSYGGSAMVRDLSPARDFGSSRGPPARTYDDRGAPSRDRGPPPRDYDSYRDSGRSSGPPPSRFNGPDSGRSSGPPPSRSGPPPSRNGPPPGRFSSLGSSRETSNISRPSRGPPRGPPSPRGPPPREDRSRDRESFSAGSRRPAPSDSRGPPVKRARPGGPPRGGGPPFRR; this comes from the exons ATGCCAATAGATGAACAAGAGAAGGACAGACCTGGTAAAGTCTTTGTAGGAGGTCTGACACCTGAAGTTACTGAAGAAGATCTAGAAAAAAAGTTCACTGCTTATGGCCGTGTAACAGAAG TCATACTAATCAGAGAAAAAGATACCAGTCAGTCCAGAGGCTACGGATTTGTAACTTTTGAAAACCCACTTGATGCTGAAGATGCAGTGAAAGATTTAGataaaaag GAAGTAAACGGGAAAGTGATTCACGTGGAGCAAGCAGTAAAACCAAAAAGTGAGAGAGAAAGAATTAGACGAAGAAGTCCAGACACAAGAATGAGAAACGGAGATGACAGAAGAGGTAGTTCAGACAGGAGAGGTGGTGGAAGTTTCCGAGGCTACAGCAGAGGTGGTGGAATAGGAGATAGACGAAACAGCTTTGAAAAAAGAGGTGGATTTTCAGCCAGACGTGGAGCTGGTGGAAGTAGCCGTCGTGGTGGATTTGGTGATCGGAGAGGATTCTCGGGAGGAATAAGTGATAGACGAGGTGGTGGCGGTGGAGGTTTCAGAGGAAGTAGAGGCAGCAGCAGAGGCGGTGGTAGTTCCATAAG AAGAGATAGATCACCAATCAGAAGAGACTTTGATCCACCACCAAGAAGAA GTGAAAGTGACAGATTTGGTGGACCACCACGTTCTAGAGACTATAACCAATCCCCTCCAAGGGACTACAACAGAGGTCCACCAGTAGACAG TCGCATGCCCCCTAGTAGAAGTGCTTCAACGAGAGATTACCCCAGTCGTGATTATCCCCCACAGTCTAGAGCCTATACTCCTCCACCTCCTTCTAGGGACTATGGGTCAAGAGACTATGATCGTGGTCCTCCTTCCAGGGACAGAGGCCCACCATCCAG CAGGGACTATGGACCACCAAGCAGAGAATTCAATGGTGCTCCAAGCAGAAGCAGCTTTGGATCAAGGGACCCTATAAGTTCAATGTCTAGAGATGACTTTCCCAGCAGCCGGGACACATACAGTAGGGATCCTCCAGCGCGAGACTACCCAGTGTCCAGGTATGTACCTGGTTCTTCTAGGGACTCCTCGGGACTTCGTGACAGTTATGGAGGCAGCGCTATGGTCCGTGATTTATCACCAGCTAG AGACTTTGGTAGCAGTAGAGGCCCACCAGCTAGAACCTATGATGATAGAGGTGCACCCTCAAGAGATAGAGGACCTCCACCAAGGGATTATGACTCCTACAGAG ATAGTGGAAGATCAAGTGGTCCACCTCCAAGCAGATTTAATGGACCAG ATAGTGGACGATCAAGTGGTCCTCCCCCTAGTAGAAGTGGCCCACCACCAAGTAGAAATGGACCTCCCCCAGGAAGGTTTAGCAGCCTTG GTTCTTCAAGAGAgacttcaaatatttcaagACCATCAAGAGGTCCTCCTAGGGGACCTCCAAGTCCAAGGGGACCACCACCTAGGGAAGATAGAAGTAGAGACAGAGAAAGCTTTAGTGCTGGAAGTCGAAGACCTGCTCCGTCTGATAGCAGAGGACCGCCTGTTAAAAGAGCTAGGCCTGGAGGCCCACCAAGAGGAGGTGGACCTCCTTTTAGACGATAA